One stretch of Streptomyces sp. cg36 DNA includes these proteins:
- the mobF gene encoding MobF family relaxase encodes MLSVAKVQRRNAWRYYVRGVAFGDGRRPVGQPLKGALEKAGLPPGVWMGRGLAALGLTAGQTVTERQMELVFGQLRHPDADRIERELLDDGAAPEAARLATVLGQPIEEIEGRKATPLFALDYTFRAQASLIVLWALGDDHTRRVIERAHERAIATALRWLEDEVAETRWSSGRQRAKAPALVVAKWRHWDNRDGFPLLHDHCLVLNRAQRPDGSWYALDTVRLYQHVVAAGTLYTLTMTTEVCEELGLATVPREVTPGLRPVMEVAGVDQELIDWSSTRREQMAPVLERLTDEYVQEHKRLPGERGRHGLGWWAAQDTRRAKKTPKPLEQLRAWWRTSAILRFGKEMVDGLLERCRAAGKAIRARVGPVVDTALAAVDVAAIVFTVRNSFARRHVLAEARRHLLETLRGRAFTRGLDDYIADAALSRHSRQLTAPQKGRRAPAPDQLTYTADFAWPHRWWIAGTGGKPPRESSRYERARVASLALQNAIRDARILASARDGAPAATASAAARDEDQNHDQAAPHAVDHPDRDAVLTPAQQAAAVHAHQQAAMPEEYLEGRTTDPATWLHTPKNLARLAAFTQAAEARARIVADGPQPQQPAKDADDPARQQQHHTAQPDQGRGAGRDR; translated from the coding sequence CGCTACTACGTGCGTGGGGTCGCCTTCGGGGACGGCCGACGCCCGGTCGGCCAGCCCCTGAAGGGCGCCCTGGAGAAGGCCGGCCTTCCGCCCGGAGTGTGGATGGGGCGGGGCCTGGCCGCGCTCGGGCTCACCGCCGGGCAGACGGTGACCGAGCGACAGATGGAGTTGGTCTTCGGGCAGCTCCGGCACCCGGACGCCGACCGGATCGAGCGCGAGCTCCTGGACGACGGCGCCGCCCCGGAGGCGGCCCGCTTGGCCACCGTCCTCGGGCAGCCGATCGAAGAGATCGAGGGACGCAAGGCGACCCCCTTGTTCGCGCTCGACTACACCTTCCGGGCGCAGGCGTCCCTGATCGTGCTGTGGGCGCTGGGAGACGACCACACCCGGCGCGTCATCGAGCGGGCGCACGAGCGGGCCATCGCCACCGCGCTGCGCTGGCTCGAGGATGAGGTCGCAGAGACCCGGTGGTCGTCGGGCCGTCAGCGTGCGAAGGCACCGGCCCTGGTGGTCGCGAAGTGGCGGCACTGGGACAACCGGGACGGCTTTCCTCTACTCCACGACCACTGTCTGGTCCTCAACCGGGCGCAGCGCCCGGACGGCTCCTGGTACGCGCTGGACACGGTCCGCCTCTACCAGCACGTGGTGGCGGCCGGGACGCTCTACACCCTCACGATGACGACCGAGGTGTGCGAGGAGCTCGGGCTGGCGACGGTGCCCCGGGAGGTGACGCCGGGCCTGCGCCCCGTGATGGAGGTGGCCGGCGTCGACCAGGAGCTCATCGACTGGTCCTCCACCCGTCGCGAGCAGATGGCGCCGGTGCTGGAGCGCCTCACCGACGAGTACGTCCAGGAGCACAAGCGGCTGCCCGGCGAGCGCGGCCGCCACGGCCTGGGCTGGTGGGCGGCGCAGGACACCCGCCGGGCGAAGAAGACCCCCAAGCCCTTGGAGCAGCTGCGCGCGTGGTGGCGCACCTCCGCGATCCTGCGCTTCGGCAAGGAGATGGTCGACGGGCTGCTGGAGCGGTGCCGTGCGGCCGGGAAGGCGATCCGGGCCCGGGTCGGCCCGGTGGTGGACACCGCGCTCGCCGCCGTCGACGTTGCCGCGATCGTCTTCACCGTCCGCAACTCCTTCGCTCGCCGCCACGTCCTGGCCGAAGCGCGCCGGCACCTGCTGGAGACCCTGCGCGGCCGTGCGTTCACACGCGGCCTGGACGACTACATCGCGGATGCGGCCCTGTCCCGGCACTCCCGTCAGCTCACCGCGCCGCAGAAGGGCCGCCGGGCCCCGGCGCCGGATCAGCTCACCTACACCGCGGACTTCGCCTGGCCGCACCGTTGGTGGATCGCTGGCACCGGCGGCAAGCCGCCGCGGGAGTCGAGCCGCTACGAGCGCGCCCGGGTCGCCAGCCTCGCCCTGCAGAACGCGATCCGCGACGCCCGGATCCTTGCCTCCGCGCGGGACGGAGCGCCGGCCGCGACGGCATCGGCCGCCGCGCGCGATGAAGACCAGAACCACGACCAGGCGGCGCCGCACGCCGTCGACCACCCGGACCGGGACGCCGTCCTCACCCCGGCGCAGCAGGCCGCCGCTGTTCACGCCCACCAGCAGGCCGCGATGCCCGAGGAGTACCTGGAGGGCCGTACGACCGATCCCGCGACGTGGCTGCACACACCGAAGAACCTCGCCCGGCTGGCCGCCTTCACCCAGGCCGCCGAAGCCCGCGCCCGCATCGTCGCGGACGGACCGCAGCCGCAGCAGCCGGCCAAGGATGCCGACGACCCCGCCCGCCAGCAGCAGCACCACACAGCGCAGCCCGATCAGGGCAGGGGAGCGGGCCGGGACCGCTGA